In a genomic window of Meleagris gallopavo isolate NT-WF06-2002-E0010 breed Aviagen turkey brand Nicholas breeding stock chromosome 1, Turkey_5.1, whole genome shotgun sequence:
- the RAP1B gene encoding ras-related protein Rap-1b yields the protein MREYKLVVLGSGGVGKSALTVQFVQGIFVEKYDPTIEDSYRKQVEVDAQQCMLEILDTAGTEQFTAMRDLYMKNGQGFALVYSITAQSTFNDLQDLREQILRVKDTDDVPMILVGNKCDLEDERVVGKEQGQNLARQWNNCAFLESSAKSKINVNEIFYDLVRQINRKTPVPGKARKKSSCQLL from the exons ACTGTACAGTTTGTTCAAGGAATATTTGTTGAAAAATACGATCCTACGATAGAAGACTCCTACAGAAAG CAAGTTGAAGTAGATGCGCAACAGTGTATGCTTGAAATCTTAGATACTGCAGGAACA gAACAGTTTACAGCAATGAGAGACCTATACATGAAAAACGGACAAGGTTTTGCATTAGTATATTCCATCACAGCACAGTCTACGTTTAATGATTTACAGGATCTAAGAGAACAGATTCTTCGAGTCAAAGACACTGATGAT GTGCCTATGATTCTGGTTGGCAATAAGTGTGACTTGGAAGATGAAAGAGTTGTGGGAAAGGAACAAGGTCAGAACCTAGCAAGGCAATGGAATAATTGTGCATTCTTAGAGTCTTCTGCAAAATCAAAGATAAATGTTAATGAG ATCTTTTATGACCTTGTGCGacaaattaacagaaaaactCCAGTGCCTGGAAAAGCACGCAAAAAGTCATCATGTCAGCTACTTTAA